A portion of the Cervus canadensis isolate Bull #8, Minnesota chromosome 26, ASM1932006v1, whole genome shotgun sequence genome contains these proteins:
- the TMEM150C gene encoding transmembrane protein 150C, which translates to MDGKKCSVWMFLPLVFTLFTSAGLWIVYFIAVEDDKIFPLNSAERKPGVKHAPYISIAGDEPPASCVFSQVMNMAAFLALVVAVLRFIQLKPKVLNPWLNISGLVALCLASFGMTLLGNFQLTNDEEIHNVGTSLTFGFGTLTCWIQAALTLKVNIKNEGRKVGIPRVILSASITLCVVLYFILMAQGIHMYAARVQWGLVMCFLSYFGTFAVEFRHYRYEIVCSEYQENFLSFSESLSEASEYQTDQV; encoded by the exons ATGGATGGGAAGAAATGCAGTGTATGGATGTTTTTACCTCTTGTTTTTACCTTGTTTACATCTGCTGGATTGTGGATAGT ATACTTTATAGCTGTGGAAGATGACAAAATTTTCCCATTAAATTCAGCTGAAAG GAAACCTGGCGTGAAGCATGCACCATATATAAG taTTGCAGGTGATGAACCTCCTGCAAGCTGTGTGTTTAGTCAAGTTATGAACATGGCAGCATTCCTAG CTCTTGTGGTAGCTGTTCTGCGCTTCATACAACTGAAACCAAAGGTTTTAAATCCGTGGCTGAATATTAGTGGCTTGGTGGCTCTCTGTCTGGCTTCCTTTGGAATGACCTTACTTGGTAATTTTCAG CTCACAAATGATGAAGAAATCCATAATGTCGGAACTTCCTTGACTTTTGGATTTGGCACGTTGACCTGCTGGATTCAGGCGGCGCTGACACTCAAAGTCAACATCAAGAATGAAGGACGGAAGGTTGGAATTCCACGAGTTATTCTCTCAGCGTCCATCACTCTCTGCGTGGTCCTCT ACTTCATCCTCATGGCACAAGGCATCCACATGTACGCCGCCAGGGTCCAGTGGGGTCTGGTCATGTGCTTCCTGTCTTACTTTGGCACCTTTGCCGTGGAGTTCCGGCATTATCGCTACGAGATTGTTTGCTCCGAATACCAGGAGAACTTCCTAAGCTTCTCAGAAAGCCTGTCTGAAGCTTCCGAGTATCAAACCGACCAGGTGTAA